Proteins encoded together in one Campylobacter peloridis LMG 23910 window:
- a CDS encoding adenylate kinase, which translates to MKQLFLIIGAPGSGKTTDASIIATDDVNITHYSTGDLLRAEVASGSELGKTIDSFISKGNLVPLEVVVNTIITALKNAPTNTILIDGYPRSVEQMLEFDKVLKNQNEVKLKGVIEVKVSEEVARERVLGRARGADDNEEVFNNRMKVYLQPLNEITNFYAKENIHHVINGERSIEAIVADMKNLINDLLK; encoded by the coding sequence TGCACCAGGTAGCGGCAAAACAACTGATGCAAGCATTATAGCTACAGATGATGTAAATATTACTCATTATTCTACAGGTGATTTGCTAAGAGCAGAAGTGGCTAGTGGAAGTGAACTTGGAAAAACTATTGATAGTTTTATTTCTAAAGGAAATTTAGTTCCACTAGAAGTAGTGGTTAATACTATTATCACTGCTTTAAAAAATGCACCAACTAACACTATATTAATCGATGGCTACCCAAGAAGCGTTGAGCAAATGCTTGAATTTGATAAGGTATTAAAAAATCAAAACGAAGTTAAACTAAAAGGTGTTATAGAAGTTAAAGTTAGCGAAGAAGTTGCTAGAGAAAGAGTTTTAGGGCGTGCTAGAGGTGCTGATGATAATGAAGAAGTTTTCAATAATAGAATGAAAGTTTATCTACAACCTTTAAATGAAATAACTAATTTTTACGCTAAAGAAAACATTCATCATGTAATCAATGGTGAAAGAAGTATTGAAGCTATCGTAGCTGATATGAAAAATTTAATCAATGATTTATTAAAATAA
- a CDS encoding valine--tRNA ligase has protein sequence MYDKSLEEKYYKICEERGYFEINGNEKIQEKGKNFCIMMPPPNVTGVLHIGHALTCTLQDITTRYKRMDGYKTLYQPGLDHAGIATQNVVEKQLLAKGIKKEDLGREEFIKKVWEWKEQSGGTIVKQMRILGISPAWSRLRFTMDEGLVNAVKKAFVDLYEKKLIIRGNYMVNWCTHDGALSDIEVEHKENQGKLYYLKYFLENSQEYIIVATTRPETYFGDSAVMVNPNDERFKHLIGKNVILPLLDRKIPIIADEHVDMEFGTGFVKVTPAHDHNDYEVGLRHKLEFITIFDEKGILNEHCLHFKGLERLKARDIIIKELQEKGFVEKIEDYTNQVGYCYRCKNVVEPYISKQWFVKNEIAKESIKKVNLGGSKFYPAHWINSFNAWMRDLKDWCISRQLWWGHQIPVYYCECLHEWASEKTPDKCPKCQGTNFKQDPDVLDTWFSSGLWAMSTLGWGNENWGKDKLWHEEDLKDFYPNSLLITGFDILFFWVARMMFQSTNALGELPFKDIYLHALVKDEQGRKMSKSLGNVIDPVQSVEEYSADILRFTLALLAIQGRDIKLSNDKLLQVRNFTNKLYNASKFLLLNEEKFEDLDKNKIQSNLAKYMLSRFGLCVKETRENLDNYRFNDAANTLYRFFWDEFCDWGIELSKAEKSSIKELGSIFKEALKLLNPFMPFISEYLYHELSKTSIQTHDSIMISKYPKFNARDEKIEKLFNIIIESIVSLRRAKSLVDLANAKIQKACIKLNDVNLTAELKNYTNFILTLAKCENIEFIEHKLEKSIRDVSENLEVFIPTQNLDLSGVLNRLNSQKTKLEKEFNKLNAMMQNEKFVANAPTLVVEQNKTQLKSIKTQLEKINEELSNLKG, from the coding sequence ATGTATGATAAATCATTAGAAGAAAAATACTATAAAATCTGCGAAGAACGCGGGTATTTTGAAATCAATGGCAATGAAAAAATTCAAGAAAAAGGTAAAAATTTTTGCATTATGATGCCCCCGCCTAATGTAACAGGGGTTTTGCACATAGGTCATGCACTAACTTGTACTTTGCAAGATATCACCACGCGTTATAAAAGAATGGATGGTTATAAAACCCTTTATCAACCAGGACTTGATCATGCAGGTATTGCAACGCAAAATGTTGTTGAAAAACAGCTTTTAGCTAAGGGTATTAAAAAAGAAGATTTAGGTAGAGAAGAATTTATAAAAAAAGTTTGGGAATGGAAAGAACAAAGTGGTGGCACTATAGTAAAACAAATGCGAATTTTGGGTATTAGCCCTGCTTGGAGCCGTTTGCGTTTTACTATGGATGAGGGTTTAGTAAATGCTGTAAAAAAAGCCTTTGTTGATCTTTATGAAAAAAAATTAATCATTCGTGGAAATTACATGGTAAATTGGTGCACACACGATGGTGCGCTAAGTGATATTGAAGTAGAACACAAAGAAAATCAAGGCAAATTGTATTATTTAAAATATTTTTTAGAAAATAGCCAAGAATACATCATAGTAGCTACAACAAGACCTGAAACTTATTTTGGCGATAGTGCTGTAATGGTAAATCCAAACGATGAAAGATTTAAACACTTAATAGGCAAAAATGTAATCTTACCTTTGCTTGATAGAAAAATTCCTATCATAGCAGATGAACATGTGGATATGGAATTTGGAACTGGCTTTGTAAAAGTAACTCCAGCACACGATCACAACGACTATGAAGTGGGTTTAAGACATAAGCTTGAATTTATCACTATCTTTGATGAAAAAGGTATATTAAATGAGCATTGCTTGCATTTTAAAGGCTTAGAAAGATTAAAAGCAAGAGATATAATCATCAAAGAATTACAAGAAAAAGGTTTTGTTGAAAAAATAGAAGATTACACCAACCAAGTAGGCTATTGTTATCGTTGTAAAAATGTGGTTGAACCCTATATTTCTAAACAATGGTTTGTAAAAAATGAAATTGCAAAAGAAAGCATAAAAAAGGTTAATCTTGGTGGGAGTAAATTCTACCCTGCACATTGGATTAATAGTTTTAATGCTTGGATGAGGGATTTAAAAGATTGGTGTATTTCAAGACAGCTTTGGTGGGGGCATCAAATTCCTGTTTATTATTGTGAGTGCTTGCATGAATGGGCTAGTGAAAAAACCCCTGATAAATGTCCAAAATGCCAAGGCACAAATTTCAAACAAGATCCTGATGTTTTAGATACTTGGTTTTCATCAGGCCTTTGGGCGATGAGTACTTTAGGCTGGGGTAATGAAAACTGGGGCAAAGATAAACTTTGGCATGAAGAGGATTTGAAAGATTTTTATCCTAATTCTTTATTGATTACTGGTTTTGATATTTTATTTTTTTGGGTTGCTAGAATGATGTTTCAAAGCACTAATGCTTTAGGTGAGCTTCCTTTTAAAGATATATATTTACATGCTTTGGTTAAAGATGAGCAAGGTAGAAAGATGAGCAAGTCTTTAGGCAATGTTATTGATCCTGTGCAAAGTGTAGAAGAATACAGCGCGGATATCTTGCGTTTTACTTTAGCTTTATTAGCCATTCAAGGAAGAGATATAAAACTTAGCAATGATAAATTATTACAAGTTAGAAATTTTACGAACAAACTTTACAATGCAAGTAAATTCTTGCTTTTAAACGAAGAAAAATTTGAAGACTTAGATAAAAATAAAATTCAATCTAACTTAGCAAAATACATGCTTTCACGCTTTGGACTTTGCGTAAAAGAAACAAGAGAAAATTTAGATAATTATCGCTTTAATGATGCAGCAAATACCTTGTATAGATTTTTTTGGGATGAATTTTGCGATTGGGGTATAGAGCTTAGTAAGGCTGAAAAATCAAGCATAAAAGAACTTGGAAGTATATTTAAAGAAGCATTGAAGTTGCTAAATCCTTTCATGCCTTTTATTAGCGAGTATTTATATCATGAACTTAGCAAAACTTCCATCCAAACTCATGATTCTATAATGATTTCAAAATATCCTAAATTCAATGCTAGAGATGAAAAAATAGAAAAATTATTCAATATCATCATAGAAAGCATAGTAAGTTTGCGCCGTGCAAAAAGCTTGGTAGATCTTGCAAATGCTAAAATTCAAAAAGCTTGTATAAAATTAAATGATGTAAATTTAACAGCTGAGCTAAAAAATTACACTAATTTCATCTTAACACTTGCAAAATGTGAAAATATAGAATTTATAGAGCATAAACTAGAAAAATCCATTAGAGATGTGAGTGAAAATTTAGAAGTTTTTATCCCTACTCAAAATCTTGATTTAAGCGGGGTTTTAAATAGATTAAATTCGCAAAAGACAAAGCTTGAAAAAGAATTTAACAAACTAAATGCTATGATGCAAAATGAAAAATTTGTAGCCAATGCACCTACTTTGGTGGTTGAACAAAACAAAACTCAACTAAAAAGTATTAAAACTCAGCTTGAAAAAATCAATGAAGAACTTTCTAATTTAAAAGGCTAA
- a CDS encoding methionine ABC transporter ATP-binding protein, which produces MIKIQNLKKYYGKELVIDDVSLEVKKGEIYALVGHSGAGKSTLLRCINGLENYQSGSVQVFGKEIANLKEKELRVFRKDIGMIFQHFALMSRKNVFENVAMPLEIHDFEKGKIQKRVNELLDLVGLLNKSKAYPKELSGGQKQRVAIARALALNPKILLSDEATSALDPNTTNNILELISQINKEFDISVVLVTHEMEAVKQIAQKAVLLEHGKIIGKGKIEDLFLKPSEKMREFLGESEFLPQNGVNVRLYFCKEKANQSIITHMARTLNIDFNIVWGKIEKLNNNALGNLVINIEAKNQEQVLKYLQENGVIWELV; this is translated from the coding sequence GTGATAAAAATACAAAATCTTAAAAAATACTATGGAAAAGAACTTGTTATAGATGATGTTTCATTAGAAGTTAAAAAAGGTGAAATTTATGCTCTTGTTGGACATAGCGGGGCTGGAAAATCAACTTTACTAAGATGTATTAATGGTTTAGAAAATTATCAAAGTGGTAGCGTACAAGTTTTTGGTAAGGAAATAGCAAATTTAAAAGAAAAGGAATTAAGAGTATTTAGAAAAGACATAGGAATGATTTTTCAGCATTTTGCGCTTATGAGTAGAAAAAATGTTTTTGAAAATGTAGCTATGCCTTTAGAAATTCATGATTTTGAAAAGGGAAAAATTCAAAAAAGAGTGAATGAACTTTTAGATCTTGTAGGGCTTTTAAACAAAAGCAAAGCCTATCCCAAAGAACTTAGCGGGGGACAAAAACAAAGAGTTGCTATAGCTAGAGCACTTGCTTTAAATCCTAAAATTTTACTAAGCGATGAGGCTACTTCAGCACTTGATCCAAATACTACAAATAATATCTTAGAGCTAATAAGCCAAATTAATAAAGAATTTGATATAAGCGTAGTATTAGTAACTCATGAAATGGAAGCGGTTAAACAAATAGCGCAAAAGGCTGTGCTTTTAGAGCATGGAAAAATTATTGGTAAAGGAAAAATAGAAGATTTATTTTTAAAGCCTAGTGAAAAAATGCGTGAATTTTTAGGCGAGAGTGAATTTTTACCACAAAATGGAGTTAATGTGCGTTTATATTTTTGCAAAGAAAAGGCAAACCAAAGCATCATCACTCATATGGCTAGAACTTTAAATATTGATTTTAATATAGTTTGGGGTAAAATAGAAAAATTAAACAACAATGCTTTGGGAAATTTAGTGATTAATATAGAAGCTAAAAATCAAGAGCAAGTTTTAAAATACCTACAAGAAAATGGCGTAATATGGGAGCTTGTGTAA
- a CDS encoding MetQ/NlpA family ABC transporter substrate-binding protein, producing MKLLKILAVNAILGASLFANEVILVGATPVPHAEILEQTKDLLKKEGYTLEIKEFNDYVLPNLSTDNKELDANFFQHQPYLDEFNANKGTKLVSVAKIHIEPMAVYSKKYKNIQDIPQNASIAVPNDPTNESRALDIIANTKLVSFENVALKTPLDIKENPKNIKFKELKAAQLPRALDDVDFAVINSNYALSANLNPVKDSILIESKDSPYANILVTTQDNKDNPKIKALIKALQSQKVKDFINEKYQGAVIPAF from the coding sequence ATGAAATTGTTAAAGATTCTTGCAGTAAATGCAATTTTAGGTGCAAGTTTATTTGCTAATGAAGTTATTTTAGTAGGTGCAACACCTGTTCCACATGCTGAAATTTTAGAGCAAACCAAAGACTTGCTAAAAAAAGAAGGTTATACTTTAGAAATTAAAGAATTTAACGATTATGTCTTGCCAAATCTTAGCACAGATAATAAAGAATTAGATGCAAATTTCTTCCAACACCAACCCTATTTAGATGAATTCAATGCCAATAAAGGTACAAAACTTGTTAGTGTTGCAAAAATTCATATCGAACCTATGGCAGTTTATTCTAAAAAATATAAAAACATCCAAGATATTCCACAAAATGCTAGTATAGCAGTTCCTAATGATCCAACTAACGAAAGTAGAGCTTTAGATATTATTGCTAATACTAAGCTAGTAAGCTTTGAAAATGTTGCTTTAAAAACTCCGCTTGATATTAAAGAAAATCCTAAAAATATCAAATTTAAAGAATTAAAAGCAGCACAGCTTCCAAGAGCTTTAGATGATGTTGATTTTGCAGTGATTAATTCAAATTATGCTTTATCAGCAAATTTAAACCCAGTAAAAGATTCTATTTTAATAGAAAGCAAAGATAGTCCTTATGCAAATATCTTAGTAACTACTCAAGATAATAAAGATAATCCTAAAATCAAAGCTTTAATAAAAGCTTTACAAAGCCAAAAAGTAAAAGATTTTATCAATGAAAAGTATCAAGGTGCTGTAATTCCTGCATTCTAA
- a CDS encoding acetate kinase: MKILVLNSGSSSIKFKLFEKDEALASGLVEKIGEQNSKIELKDLKNGKKYQKELAIKDHEKGIELVNELFAQSGILHDLNELDGCGHRIVHGGPNLTKHCLVDDEVLKEINRVSHIAPLHNPAHLIGIKTMLKAAPGVPNVTVFDTAFHQSMPDYAYMYALPYEYYEKYQVRKYGFHGTSHSYVSKQAAYILGKNTNEFNAISAHLGNGASVCAIENGKCIDTSMGFTPLEGLIMGTRCGDIDPAVLPFLAKELNLNPTDLDTIMNKKSGVYGICGFNDFRDIEAQIEQNNEKARLALDMFCYRLSKYIGSYFAILPRVDALIFTAGIGENDNIVREKVCQRLAHLGFDIDLDKNTQLRNGEISKKDSKIKILIVPTEEELEIAKITTELIKNK, translated from the coding sequence ATGAAAATATTAGTTTTAAATTCAGGTTCATCTTCGATTAAATTTAAACTTTTTGAAAAAGACGAAGCTTTAGCTTCTGGATTGGTAGAAAAAATTGGTGAGCAAAACTCTAAAATAGAACTTAAAGATTTAAAAAATGGTAAAAAGTATCAAAAAGAATTAGCTATAAAAGATCATGAAAAAGGTATAGAACTTGTAAATGAGTTGTTTGCTCAAAGTGGAATTTTGCATGATTTAAACGAACTTGACGGGTGTGGACATAGAATAGTTCATGGAGGTCCAAATTTAACTAAACATTGTTTGGTTGATGATGAAGTTCTAAAAGAAATCAATAGAGTTTCTCATATAGCGCCTTTGCATAACCCTGCGCATTTAATAGGTATTAAAACTATGCTAAAGGCAGCTCCAGGTGTTCCTAATGTAACGGTTTTTGATACAGCTTTTCATCAAAGCATGCCTGATTATGCTTACATGTATGCTTTGCCATATGAGTATTATGAAAAATATCAAGTGAGAAAATATGGTTTTCATGGCACTTCTCATTCTTATGTAAGTAAGCAGGCTGCATATATACTTGGTAAAAACACAAATGAATTTAATGCAATTAGTGCTCATCTTGGAAATGGTGCAAGTGTTTGTGCTATAGAAAATGGAAAATGTATAGATACCTCCATGGGGTTTACTCCACTAGAAGGTTTGATTATGGGAACTAGATGTGGAGATATTGACCCTGCTGTGTTGCCATTTTTAGCAAAAGAATTAAATTTAAATCCAACTGATTTGGACACTATAATGAATAAAAAAAGCGGTGTCTATGGAATTTGTGGGTTTAATGACTTTAGAGATATTGAAGCGCAAATTGAACAAAATAACGAAAAAGCAAGACTTGCTCTTGATATGTTTTGCTATCGTTTGAGTAAATATATAGGTTCTTATTTTGCTATTTTACCTAGAGTGGATGCATTGATTTTTACAGCTGGTATTGGTGAGAATGATAACATAGTTAGAGAAAAAGTTTGTCAAAGACTAGCGCATTTAGGTTTTGATATAGATTTAGATAAAAATACACAACTTAGAAATGGTGAAATTAGTAAAAAAGATTCTAAGATTAAAATTTTAATTGTTCCAACCGAGGAAGAATTAGAAATAGCTAAGATTACTACAGAGCTTATTAAAAATAAATAA
- the pta gene encoding phosphate acetyltransferase, with product MKSAFVLNYDINFLYQFMSNTNKKIKFYIPVMNNETKVFFEKLKSEKKIDFEIKYSFENDNYQNILVKDYISFFKRIIGDFEQIKTNNDCIIVMGVKHYGLMGDLNLNISLAKELNTPFYAQCDEKDYLILNFLLSKKLNNFVLLKDGEKIDKFLQEYSYKTQARFSYELFEKAKSDKKIVVLPESFDERILKASEFLIQNDIVDLILLGDSNEICAKANSLNINIDGVRIVNPKNSQYNEEFEEFLYEARKNKGMSKEDAKKLVQDKTYFGTLLVQTQKAHAMVSGASTTTAETIRPALQIIKTRDDVSLVSGLFFMSLEEQVLIFADCAVMPNPTPMQLAEIAYVSANSAKAFGLDPKVALLSYSSGDSGSGISVEAIKEATKIAKEKYPQLELEGPIQFDAAYDMLTAKSKMPNSKVAGKANVFIFPDLNAANICYKAVQRTANSLAIGPILQGLKKPVNDLSRGCLVEDIINTVILSAIQAQE from the coding sequence ATGAAATCCGCATTTGTATTAAATTATGATATAAATTTTTTATATCAATTTATGAGCAATACTAACAAAAAAATTAAATTTTATATTCCAGTGATGAATAATGAGACTAAAGTTTTTTTTGAGAAATTAAAATCAGAAAAAAAAATAGATTTCGAAATAAAATATAGTTTTGAAAATGATAATTATCAAAATATTTTAGTAAAAGATTATATTTCTTTTTTTAAACGCATTATTGGTGATTTTGAGCAAATAAAAACAAATAATGATTGTATTATAGTTATGGGTGTTAAACATTATGGCCTAATGGGTGATTTAAATTTAAATATATCTTTAGCCAAAGAATTAAATACTCCATTTTATGCACAATGTGATGAGAAAGATTATTTAATTTTAAATTTTTTACTTAGTAAAAAGCTAAACAATTTTGTTTTATTAAAAGATGGAGAAAAAATAGATAAATTTTTACAAGAATACTCATATAAAACTCAAGCAAGATTTTCTTATGAGCTTTTTGAAAAAGCAAAATCAGATAAAAAAATAGTAGTTTTACCTGAAAGCTTTGATGAAAGAATTTTAAAAGCTAGTGAATTTTTAATACAAAATGATATAGTGGATTTGATTTTACTAGGTGATAGTAATGAAATTTGTGCTAAAGCCAATAGTTTAAATATCAATATCGATGGTGTGCGTATTGTAAATCCCAAAAATTCTCAATATAATGAAGAATTTGAAGAGTTTTTGTATGAAGCAAGAAAAAATAAAGGTATGAGTAAAGAAGATGCTAAAAAACTTGTTCAAGATAAAACTTATTTTGGAACTTTATTGGTTCAAACTCAAAAAGCTCATGCTATGGTAAGCGGTGCAAGTACAACAACAGCTGAAACTATTCGTCCTGCTTTACAGATTATTAAAACAAGAGATGATGTTAGCTTGGTATCTGGCTTGTTTTTTATGTCTTTAGAGGAACAAGTATTGATTTTTGCTGATTGTGCTGTGATGCCAAATCCAACTCCTATGCAACTTGCTGAAATTGCTTATGTAAGTGCAAATAGTGCTAAAGCTTTTGGGCTTGATCCAAAAGTAGCTTTGCTTTCGTATTCTAGTGGAGATAGTGGAAGTGGGATAAGTGTAGAAGCTATTAAAGAAGCTACTAAAATAGCTAAGGAAAAATACCCTCAACTTGAACTAGAAGGCCCTATACAATTTGACGCAGCATATGATATGCTAACAGCAAAAAGTAAAATGCCAAATTCTAAAGTCGCAGGAAAGGCAAATGTATTTATTTTTCCTGACTTAAATGCAGCAAATATTTGCTACAAGGCTGTGCAAAGAACAGCAAATTCTTTAGCAATTGGTCCGATTTTACAAGGGCTTAAAAAACCAGTAAATGATTTAAGTAGAGGTTGTTTGGTGGAAGATATTATTAATACGGTAATTTTAAGTGCTATTCAAGCACAAGAATAA
- the flgH gene encoding flagellar basal body L-ring protein FlgH produces the protein MKNVNLYLLPFVMFGCSATVDPHISMKPPAYVEELAPKQNNNTQSNPGSLFGKGDNPLFSDKKAMNVNDLVTVVIRENATQNSQGSKATSKNNNVNLGSGKVTTGAGLSKVGDLINDYANIGYSTASTSQYQGTGSQTRSENFQTTISARVIKVLSNGNYFIEGSRELLINGEKQIIQLSGVIRPYDISQDNMIDSKYIADAKILYKTEGDIDKSTRKPWGTKFMETIWPF, from the coding sequence ATTAAAAATGTTAATTTATATTTGTTACCTTTTGTAATGTTTGGTTGTAGTGCCACAGTTGATCCACACATTAGCATGAAGCCTCCTGCTTATGTTGAAGAATTAGCTCCAAAACAAAACAATAACACACAAAGTAATCCAGGATCTTTATTTGGTAAAGGAGATAATCCTTTATTTTCTGATAAAAAAGCTATGAATGTTAATGATTTAGTCACCGTAGTAATTAGAGAAAACGCTACTCAAAATTCACAAGGTTCAAAAGCCACAAGTAAAAATAATAATGTTAACCTAGGTAGTGGAAAAGTAACCACTGGAGCTGGACTTAGCAAAGTAGGAGATCTTATAAATGATTATGCTAATATAGGTTATTCTACAGCTAGCACTTCGCAATATCAAGGCACAGGCTCACAAACTAGAAGTGAAAATTTCCAAACTACTATTTCAGCAAGAGTGATTAAAGTTTTATCTAATGGAAATTATTTTATAGAAGGAAGTCGCGAACTTTTAATAAACGGAGAAAAACAAATCATACAACTTAGTGGAGTTATAAGACCTTATGATATTTCTCAAGATAATATGATAGATAGCAAATACATTGCAGATGCTAAAATTCTTTATAAAACAGAAGGTGATATAGATAAATCAACGCGTAAGCCTTGGGGAACAAAATTCATGGAAACCATTTGGCCTTTTTAA
- the ppa gene encoding inorganic diphosphatase, translating to MDISKIKIGEVPNKLNAVIEIPYGSNIKYELDKESGAIMVDRIMYSAMFYPANYGFIPNTLADDGDPIDVLVLNEYPIQAGAVIPCRLIGVLLMEDESGMDEKLLAVPVSKIDPRYDNIKTLDDLPKASLDKIKNFFETYKMLEPNKWVKVKEFAGIEKASEILENSIKNYK from the coding sequence ATGGATATTAGTAAAATTAAAATTGGAGAAGTTCCAAATAAACTCAATGCTGTAATTGAAATTCCTTATGGTTCAAACATTAAATACGAACTTGATAAAGAAAGTGGAGCCATTATGGTTGATCGCATAATGTATTCTGCTATGTTTTATCCGGCAAATTATGGTTTTATACCAAATACTTTAGCAGATGATGGTGATCCTATTGATGTTTTAGTTTTAAATGAATACCCTATCCAAGCAGGTGCTGTGATTCCTTGTCGTTTAATAGGTGTGTTATTAATGGAAGATGAAAGTGGTATGGATGAAAAATTACTTGCTGTTCCTGTAAGTAAAATTGACCCAAGATATGATAATATTAAAACTTTAGATGATTTACCAAAAGCAAGTTTAGATAAAATCAAAAATTTCTTTGAAACATACAAAATGCTTGAACCAAATAAATGGGTAAAAGTAAAAGAATTTGCAGGTATTGAAAAAGCAAGCGAAATTTTAGAAAATTCAATAAAAAATTATAAATAA
- a CDS encoding glycosyltransferase, with protein sequence MKHELGILLAATKNSSFTIGTLLINIMDVMGEKVDVFYILHDGFSLNDQNIMQKIVKNKIIKFISFTQEDFLATLEKNKNDIADLFFLKRWTHMAFARFEAFKFLNECKNIIYLDFDVLLLKSIDELIKLRSKGFHFGARLGKTLLQIALPLEKKYPNKCVYQTGILVFTDLIPNPLQCYQFIYKYLYKNTKNWQDQGIFSLMIYENNFKVKDLKDKYTGSTHYLTNLMQNASIVHASGVNSRFWNSKFCNQTWPKWQEYYNIWVNLGGSKYTGSFNKDNKQSKHRIRYHLSYKLGYAFIECTKNKKKIPLLPFTLLKIYYKHTKFAKQYQKDLKTKPYLKLPPLSSYDDYKSEGIKSINTYSYKIGQALIDAQKNWHKGGYFIFIKKLKHFAKEYKNKQK encoded by the coding sequence ATGAAACATGAGTTAGGCATTTTACTTGCAGCAACTAAAAATTCAAGCTTTACCATAGGAACTTTACTCATCAATATCATGGATGTCATGGGTGAAAAAGTAGATGTATTTTATATTCTACACGATGGTTTTAGTTTGAATGATCAAAATATTATGCAAAAAATTGTTAAAAACAAAATAATTAAATTTATTTCATTTACTCAAGAGGATTTTTTAGCCACTCTTGAAAAAAATAAAAACGATATTGCTGATTTATTTTTCTTAAAAAGATGGACTCATATGGCTTTTGCTAGATTTGAAGCTTTTAAATTTTTAAATGAATGTAAAAATATTATTTATCTTGATTTTGATGTTTTACTTTTAAAAAGCATTGATGAACTTATTAAATTAAGATCTAAAGGCTTTCATTTTGGTGCAAGATTAGGAAAAACATTACTTCAAATTGCATTGCCTTTAGAAAAAAAATATCCTAATAAATGTGTTTATCAAACTGGAATTTTAGTTTTTACTGATCTTATACCAAATCCTTTGCAATGTTATCAATTTATTTATAAATATCTTTATAAAAATACTAAAAACTGGCAAGATCAAGGTATTTTTTCTCTAATGATATATGAAAATAATTTTAAAGTTAAAGATTTAAAAGATAAATACACAGGAAGTACTCATTATCTTACAAACCTTATGCAAAATGCCTCTATAGTTCATGCAAGTGGAGTAAATAGTCGTTTTTGGAATAGTAAATTTTGCAATCAAACATGGCCTAAATGGCAAGAATATTATAATATTTGGGTAAATTTAGGAGGAAGCAAATATACTGGCTCATTTAATAAAGATAACAAACAATCAAAACACCGCATAAGATATCATCTATCCTACAAGCTAGGTTATGCTTTTATAGAATGCACTAAAAACAAGAAAAAAATTCCTTTGTTACCTTTTACTTTATTAAAAATTTATTATAAACACACAAAATTTGCCAAGCAATATCAAAAAGATTTAAAAACAAAACCTTATCTTAAACTACCACCTTTGTCAAGTTATGATGATTATAAAAGCGAAGGAATTAAAAGTATAAATACTTATTCCTATAAAATAGGACAAGCTCTTATAGATGCTCAAAAAAACTGGCATAAAGGAGGATATTTTATTTTCATAAAAAAACTTAAACATTTTGCTAAAGAATATAAAAATAAACAAAAATAA